In the Prosthecobacter dejongeii genome, one interval contains:
- a CDS encoding putative polyvalent protein kinase domain-containing protein: protein MHPVEGSSEGNVNQSCRLRAENDAGRNARADAGERIRAESESLVSWARDGGWLVHGERFQELRKNLKSLEGGAEHDVHTHPLTGRVIKTTKAPNLGDRGNLVDYLHNIAWSNELFQDDIFFERMIEDLDGPSVIISQPFIQGTSPTEPQIIAWMEAQGYIKDGYNKWRHPDTGPVIAYTHPGNFILDAEGNA, encoded by the coding sequence TTGCACCCAGTAGAGGGAAGTTCTGAAGGTAACGTTAACCAATCCTGCAGACTTCGCGCAGAAAATGACGCAGGAAGAAATGCACGCGCAGATGCGGGCGAACGGATACGTGCCGAGTCCGAATCCTTGGTATCGTGGGCCCGAGACGGAGGATGGCTCGTCCACGGAGAGCGATTCCAAGAGTTAAGGAAGAACCTCAAGAGCTTGGAAGGCGGAGCCGAACATGACGTGCATACTCACCCTTTAACAGGTCGTGTCATCAAGACCACGAAAGCACCTAATTTGGGTGATCGAGGCAACTTGGTGGACTACCTCCACAACATCGCTTGGTCTAACGAATTGTTTCAAGATGACATTTTCTTTGAGCGCATGATCGAAGACCTAGACGGCCCCTCTGTGATCATCTCGCAGCCATTCATCCAAGGGACCTCCCCGACAGAGCCGCAGATCATCGCTTGGATGGAGGCGCAGGGATACATCAAGGATGGCTATAACAAGTGGCGTCATCCGGATACTGGCCCAGTCATTGCTTATACTCATCCAGGCAACTTCATTCTAGATGCCGAGGGCAATGCCTGA
- a CDS encoding class I SAM-dependent methyltransferase: MIKPATWIAPAERGVFETAGTTAHRLASGPDGWVERLGDDVMISHKNDVALAELISGLEKWAQESGWFPSRVFTRFLPLKNDERISPILRTGDMTLPLTTVVTENGVRYGLDFAAGYSHGLFLDQRINRTQLRLLKPKRMLNTFAYTCSFTVVAGLVGAETLSVDLSKKSLDRGRQNLALNGISEAKHRFIADDAQELMPRLERKGERFDAIILDPPTFSRNDKGRLWQVEQHFEDLVNAALELAMPKCAILLSTNCTKLDTVVLERRSRQCAKIKRRAVDYLRLAPQVDFPSGHGSSTLWMMVR, from the coding sequence TTGATAAAACCTGCTACCTGGATTGCACCGGCAGAACGGGGTGTTTTTGAGACGGCTGGCACCACGGCCCACCGACTGGCTTCGGGTCCCGATGGCTGGGTGGAGCGTCTTGGAGACGATGTGATGATTTCTCACAAAAACGATGTGGCTTTGGCGGAATTGATCTCTGGTCTAGAAAAGTGGGCGCAAGAGTCAGGCTGGTTTCCATCTCGTGTTTTTACGCGTTTTTTGCCGCTGAAGAATGATGAGCGCATCTCACCCATTCTGCGTACGGGGGATATGACATTGCCGCTGACCACGGTGGTCACTGAAAATGGTGTGCGCTACGGTCTTGATTTTGCAGCGGGTTACAGCCATGGCCTATTTCTGGACCAAAGGATTAACCGGACGCAGCTCCGTCTGCTGAAGCCTAAGCGGATGCTGAATACCTTTGCCTACACGTGTAGTTTTACGGTGGTGGCTGGGTTGGTAGGTGCTGAAACGTTGAGTGTGGATCTTTCCAAAAAATCTTTGGATCGTGGTAGGCAGAATTTGGCGCTGAATGGCATTTCTGAAGCTAAACATCGTTTTATCGCAGATGACGCTCAAGAGCTGATGCCTAGACTGGAGCGCAAAGGCGAGCGCTTCGATGCTATCATCTTAGATCCACCCACCTTTTCGCGCAATGATAAGGGGCGGTTATGGCAGGTAGAGCAGCATTTTGAAGACTTGGTCAATGCGGCGCTGGAACTTGCTATGCCAAAATGTGCGATCCTTCTTTCTACCAACTGCACGAAGCTGGACACCGTGGTGCTAGAGCGCCGTTCTCGGCAGTGTGCGAAGATCAAGCGACGTGCTGTGGACTATCTACGACTCGCGCCGCAAGTGGATTTTCCGAGCGGTCATGGTTCGAGTACCTTGTGGATGATGGTGCGATAA
- a CDS encoding L,D-transpeptidase family protein, producing the protein MKPSSHLFILAVCFFGPHLASAALDAAPSSVTAEVEMATRLQVFLDRANYGPGKIDGHYGGFTEKALKLYRQAHGQEVDAVNGAPNENKPPLPDPKDLDLASVGPAFIDYEVTDADQKTVGELPQTVKAMAKLKWLPYASLAEALAEKFHCDLDFLKQLNPGKMEGVKAGHKIRVPNVEPFDVHMIKDLPLLDLSKNAQDKEPKKESKAGSALPDETVKSQEEIAVKVDKSDNMLRLFEGGKLVAAYPVTIGSEQTQSPLGEWKVRGIARLPDFRYDESFLKTGERGDETYLLSPGPNNPVGVVWIALNKGGIGLHGTNDPDAIGRSASHGCVRLANWDIVRLATRLRAGVAVSIQ; encoded by the coding sequence ATGAAACCATCATCCCATCTTTTCATTTTAGCGGTCTGCTTCTTCGGTCCGCATTTAGCTTCTGCCGCATTGGATGCAGCTCCGAGCTCCGTTACTGCGGAGGTGGAAATGGCGACTCGTCTTCAAGTTTTTTTGGATCGTGCAAACTATGGTCCAGGGAAGATCGATGGGCACTACGGGGGCTTCACGGAAAAGGCACTGAAGCTTTATCGTCAAGCTCATGGCCAAGAGGTGGATGCAGTCAACGGTGCGCCGAATGAAAATAAGCCACCTCTGCCAGATCCCAAGGATCTGGATTTAGCGAGCGTGGGGCCGGCCTTCATTGATTACGAAGTGACTGACGCGGACCAGAAAACTGTGGGTGAACTCCCTCAAACGGTGAAAGCGATGGCTAAGCTGAAATGGCTGCCTTATGCGAGCCTTGCCGAAGCATTGGCTGAAAAATTTCACTGTGACCTGGATTTCCTCAAACAGCTTAATCCCGGCAAAATGGAAGGTGTGAAGGCCGGGCATAAAATCCGTGTGCCGAACGTGGAACCTTTTGATGTGCATATGATCAAAGACCTGCCCTTGCTGGATCTGAGCAAGAACGCTCAAGATAAGGAGCCGAAGAAAGAAAGTAAGGCGGGTAGCGCTCTACCTGATGAGACTGTAAAGAGTCAGGAGGAGATCGCTGTGAAAGTGGACAAGTCAGATAACATGCTGCGTTTGTTCGAAGGGGGGAAGTTGGTGGCTGCGTATCCGGTCACTATCGGTTCTGAACAGACGCAATCTCCTTTAGGTGAATGGAAGGTGCGAGGCATCGCGAGATTGCCTGATTTCCGTTACGATGAGTCGTTTTTGAAAACGGGTGAGCGGGGAGATGAGACTTACTTGTTGTCGCCCGGGCCTAACAATCCGGTGGGTGTGGTTTGGATCGCACTCAATAAGGGCGGAATCGGCTTGCATGGGACGAATGATCCTGATGCGATCGGCCGCAGTGCCAGCCATGGGTGTGTGCGATTGGCAAACTGGGACATCGTCCGTTTGGCCACCCGTTTGCGGGCAGGCGTAGCCGTTTCCATCCAGTAG